From a single Verrucomicrobiota bacterium JB022 genomic region:
- a CDS encoding LysR family transcriptional regulator, with amino-acid sequence MHIENFKIFSDLVESQSFSRAAKLNGITQSAVSQQLRSMEKHFKVLIVDRSQKQFRLTREGQKLYESAKDILHRYEKLNSELQEMRKVISGTIHISTIYSIGLHELPPFITKFLKEYPSVNVRVEYRRSNLVYEDILHNSVDMGLVAYPIKMRQLEVLPFLEDNLVLICHPSHPFAQLEQVDPKLIADEKFIAFDQDIPTRKATDQIFKDAKVESEPVMEFDNIETVKRAVEIEAGVAIIPQATVRQETAQGLLKAVKLASNHKNTTRPLAIIHRKGRVLTPAMKKFIACLTGKPYEMDKSDPADDNDFGDDGDGETAA; translated from the coding sequence ATGCACATCGAGAATTTCAAAATTTTTTCTGATTTAGTCGAGAGTCAGAGTTTCTCGCGAGCTGCCAAACTGAACGGGATTACACAATCGGCCGTCAGCCAGCAGCTCCGCTCGATGGAGAAGCATTTCAAGGTCCTCATCGTTGACCGCAGCCAAAAGCAATTCCGCCTGACCCGCGAGGGCCAAAAGCTGTACGAGAGCGCCAAGGATATCCTCCACCGCTACGAAAAACTGAATAGTGAGCTGCAGGAGATGCGCAAGGTCATCAGTGGCACGATCCACATTTCGACGATCTACAGCATCGGCCTGCATGAGCTGCCGCCTTTCATCACCAAGTTCCTGAAGGAATACCCTTCCGTCAACGTGCGCGTGGAGTATCGACGCTCCAACCTCGTTTACGAAGACATCCTGCACAACTCGGTCGACATGGGCCTCGTCGCCTACCCGATCAAGATGCGCCAGCTGGAGGTGCTGCCCTTCCTGGAAGACAACCTGGTGCTGATCTGCCACCCGAGCCATCCCTTTGCCCAGCTGGAGCAAGTCGACCCGAAGTTGATCGCCGACGAAAAGTTCATCGCGTTCGACCAGGACATCCCGACCCGCAAGGCGACCGACCAGATCTTCAAGGATGCGAAGGTCGAGTCTGAGCCGGTGATGGAGTTCGACAACATCGAGACGGTGAAGCGCGCGGTGGAAATCGAGGCTGGCGTGGCCATCATCCCGCAAGCGACCGTGCGCCAGGAGACGGCGCAGGGGCTGCTGAAGGCGGTGAAGCTGGCCAGCAACCACAAGAATACCACCCGTCCGCTCGCCATCATCCACCGCAAGGGGCGCGTGCTGACGCCGGCGATGAAGAAGTTTATCGCCTGCCTCACCGGCAAGCCCTACGAGATGGACAAGAGCGATCCGGCCGACGATAACGACTTTGGTGACGACGGCGACGGCGAAACTGCGGCCTAG
- a CDS encoding DUF3568 family protein — translation MLALILGLATLGATGCAVVAVGAAAGAGAGTVGYIRGEYVENIPVPQERLRNAIQSVAREQRLAFINDRIEEESSILVITYRDENDDKWVIAIEPLSENAAQVRVRVGLFGDEGKSRAFIDRVKRYLL, via the coding sequence ATGTTGGCTTTGATCCTGGGTTTGGCCACGCTGGGAGCGACTGGCTGTGCCGTGGTGGCCGTAGGCGCCGCGGCTGGTGCCGGAGCCGGCACCGTCGGCTACATCCGGGGCGAATACGTCGAAAACATCCCGGTGCCCCAGGAGCGCCTGCGCAACGCCATCCAGAGTGTGGCGCGTGAGCAGCGGCTGGCCTTCATCAATGACCGCATTGAGGAGGAGAGCAGCATTCTGGTGATCACCTACCGCGATGAGAACGATGACAAATGGGTCATCGCGATCGAGCCCTTGTCGGAGAATGCAGCCCAGGTGCGCGTACGCGTGGGTCTGTTTGGCGACGAGGGCAAGAGCCGCGCCTTTATCGACCGGGTCAAGCGCTACCTGCTCTAG
- a CDS encoding HU family DNA-binding protein translates to MKKAELVEAVRQQLGEETSKASAERAVDAVIAGIKQGLQEDQNVTLVGFGTFSVVERAARTGMNPQTKEKIEIAASKAVKFKPGSGLKDVL, encoded by the coding sequence ATGAAAAAAGCTGAGTTAGTCGAAGCGGTGCGTCAGCAACTGGGTGAAGAAACCTCCAAGGCCTCCGCCGAGCGTGCCGTTGACGCTGTGATCGCTGGTATCAAGCAAGGTCTTCAAGAAGATCAAAACGTGACCCTCGTCGGTTTTGGTACTTTCTCCGTCGTTGAGCGTGCCGCTCGCACCGGGATGAACCCGCAGACGAAGGAAAAGATCGAAATCGCTGCTTCCAAGGCGGTGAAGTTCAAGCCGGGCTCCGGCTTGAAGGATGTCCTGTAG
- a CDS encoding 3-deoxy-7-phosphoheptulonate synthase: protein MQAPQLSDTNVTDYSVLPAPELLCREIARPEPQASFIAQAREEIHRIIFGDDRRLLVVIGPCSIHDTKAGLEYAQLLSKLAEKVQDRMKLVMRVYFEKPRTTVGWKGLIMDPDLDGTANIHDGLRVARQFLLDVLNLGMPTSTEFLDPITPQYIADLVCWAAIGARTTESQTHRQMASGLSMPLGFKNGTSGDVKVAINAIKAASQPQTFLGISHQGLASAVSTRGNPHCHLILRGGDHGPNYEASYVADAAEHLRKAGLTPAVMVDCSHGNSNKDHRRQPEVLRNVLEQSLQGDSAVIGAMIESNLLDGNQPFPQPLDQLIYGRSITDACIDWQTTERMIEEAYEALAPRFAVGV, encoded by the coding sequence GTGCAAGCCCCGCAACTGTCCGACACCAACGTCACCGATTACAGCGTGCTGCCCGCGCCCGAACTGCTGTGCCGCGAGATCGCTCGCCCCGAGCCGCAGGCCAGTTTTATCGCTCAGGCGCGCGAGGAGATTCACCGCATCATTTTTGGTGACGACCGCCGCCTGCTTGTGGTCATCGGGCCCTGCTCGATCCACGACACCAAGGCGGGCCTCGAGTATGCCCAACTGCTGTCCAAGCTGGCCGAAAAGGTGCAGGACCGCATGAAGCTCGTGATGCGCGTGTATTTTGAAAAGCCGCGCACGACGGTGGGTTGGAAGGGCCTGATCATGGATCCGGACCTCGATGGCACCGCCAACATCCACGATGGCCTGCGCGTCGCTCGGCAATTCCTGCTCGATGTGCTGAACCTGGGCATGCCGACGTCCACCGAGTTCCTCGACCCGATCACGCCGCAGTACATTGCCGACCTCGTCTGCTGGGCCGCCATCGGCGCGCGCACGACGGAGAGCCAGACGCACCGCCAGATGGCGAGCGGCCTCTCGATGCCCCTCGGCTTCAAGAACGGCACCAGCGGCGACGTGAAGGTGGCGATCAACGCGATCAAGGCCGCCAGCCAGCCGCAGACTTTCCTCGGCATCAGCCATCAGGGCCTCGCCAGCGCCGTCAGCACGCGCGGCAACCCCCATTGCCACCTCATCCTGCGCGGTGGCGACCACGGGCCGAATTACGAGGCCTCTTATGTGGCCGATGCCGCCGAGCACCTGCGCAAGGCCGGCCTCACCCCCGCCGTGATGGTCGACTGCAGCCATGGCAACAGCAACAAGGACCACCGCCGCCAGCCGGAAGTGCTGCGCAACGTGCTCGAACAGTCGTTACAGGGCGACAGCGCGGTGATCGGCGCCATGATCGAGAGCAACCTGCTCGACGGCAACCAGCCTTTCCCCCAACCGCTCGACCAACTCATCTACGGTCGCTCCATCACCGATGCCTGCATCGACTGGCAGACGACCGAGCGCATGATCGAAGAGGCCTACGAAGCCCTCGCCCCGCGCTTTGCGGTGGGCGTCTAG
- a CDS encoding malate dehydrogenase, translated as MKAPIRVAVTGAAGQIGYALLFRIASGALFGPDQPVALNLIEIEPAMKALEGVVMELDDCAFPLLKEVRTASDLNAGFKDVNWALLVGSMPRKAGMERADLLAKNGSIFTGQGKAIEKNAASDVRTVVVGNPCNTNCLIAMNSAPSIPKDRWFAMTRLDENRAKSQLAKKAGVDVTEVSNLCVWGNHSPTMFPDFYNAKIGGTAANEVITDEAWLKDTFVPTVGKRGAAIIEARGASSAASAANALIDTVRSLYFPTPEGDFHSVCVHSNGEYGMEKGLITSFPIRSNGENWEIVEGLDLNEYSRAQIQKSIDELKGERDTVKSLGII; from the coding sequence ATGAAAGCACCCATCCGCGTCGCCGTGACGGGAGCCGCCGGCCAAATTGGTTACGCGCTGCTCTTCCGCATTGCATCCGGTGCCCTCTTCGGCCCCGACCAACCTGTCGCCCTCAACCTGATTGAGATCGAGCCTGCCATGAAGGCGCTGGAAGGCGTCGTCATGGAGCTGGACGACTGCGCGTTCCCCCTGCTGAAGGAAGTGCGCACAGCCTCCGACCTCAACGCCGGTTTCAAGGACGTCAACTGGGCCTTGCTCGTGGGTTCGATGCCGCGCAAGGCGGGCATGGAGCGGGCCGACTTGTTGGCCAAGAACGGCAGCATCTTCACCGGCCAGGGTAAGGCGATCGAGAAGAACGCCGCCAGCGACGTCCGCACCGTTGTCGTCGGCAACCCCTGCAACACCAATTGCCTGATTGCGATGAACAGCGCCCCCAGCATCCCCAAGGATCGCTGGTTTGCGATGACTCGCCTGGACGAAAACCGCGCCAAGAGCCAGCTAGCCAAGAAGGCCGGCGTGGACGTGACGGAAGTCAGCAACCTCTGCGTGTGGGGCAACCACTCGCCGACGATGTTCCCCGACTTCTACAACGCCAAGATCGGCGGCACTGCGGCCAACGAAGTCATCACCGATGAAGCCTGGCTCAAGGACACCTTCGTGCCCACGGTCGGCAAGCGCGGCGCAGCCATCATCGAAGCCCGCGGCGCCTCCTCCGCCGCTTCGGCCGCCAACGCCCTGATCGACACGGTGCGCAGCCTCTACTTCCCCACCCCGGAAGGCGACTTCCACAGCGTGTGCGTGCACTCCAATGGCGAGTACGGCATGGAGAAGGGCCTCATCACCTCGTTCCCGATCCGCAGCAATGGCGAAAACTGGGAAATCGTGGAAGGCCTCGACCTCAACGAATACAGCCGCGCCCAGATCCAGAAGAGCATCGACGAGCTCAAGGGAGAGCGCGATACGGTCAAGAGCCTCGGCATCATCTAG
- the rsfS gene encoding ribosome silencing factor: MTEPKVANPSIREQVMACCRALDDKKAENIRVLHMGALSSIADYFIIATGAAEPHLRALAIEVEKTLDDMKIEILGVDRSTKSGWVVVDAFDFIVHLFTEDTRKYYQLETLWRDAKVVEPELNPPAPRS; the protein is encoded by the coding sequence ATGACCGAACCTAAGGTGGCGAACCCTTCCATTCGCGAACAAGTTATGGCCTGCTGCCGGGCCCTGGACGACAAGAAGGCGGAGAATATCCGCGTGCTGCACATGGGTGCCCTTTCGAGTATCGCCGATTATTTCATCATCGCGACCGGGGCGGCCGAGCCGCACCTGCGCGCCTTGGCGATCGAGGTCGAGAAGACGCTCGACGACATGAAGATCGAGATCCTCGGCGTCGACCGCAGCACCAAGAGCGGCTGGGTGGTCGTGGATGCTTTCGACTTCATCGTGCACCTCTTCACCGAAGATACCCGCAAGTATTACCAGCTGGAGACGCTCTGGCGCGATGCCAAGGTCGTGGAGCCGGAGTTGAATCCGCCCGCCCCGCGCTCCTGA
- the nadD gene encoding nicotinate-nucleotide adenylyltransferase, which yields MSTHPRKIGLLGGSFDPVHLGHMFIGLDALEALGLDEIWYIPAARSPHKAANPLASDVDRVAMLRCALAPEPRFRLWAGELELPPPSYTWRTLEKLITEHPDARFFWIIGADQFQALPRWSRIEHVAALVEFAVLARPGYDLTPPAIPGLRHHRIEQAHPIGVSSTEIRERAAAGKSIDFMLPPGVGLYLREHALYVDIDRHDRT from the coding sequence ATGTCCACACATCCCCGCAAGATCGGCCTGTTGGGCGGGAGTTTTGACCCCGTCCATCTCGGGCATATGTTCATCGGTCTCGACGCCTTGGAGGCGCTCGGGCTCGATGAAATCTGGTACATCCCTGCCGCGCGCAGCCCGCACAAGGCCGCAAATCCGCTGGCCAGCGATGTCGACCGCGTTGCAATGTTACGTTGCGCGCTCGCGCCGGAGCCTCGCTTCCGCCTCTGGGCTGGCGAGCTCGAACTGCCGCCTCCGAGCTACACCTGGCGCACGCTGGAGAAGCTGATAACCGAACATCCGGACGCCCGTTTTTTCTGGATCATCGGGGCCGATCAGTTTCAGGCCTTGCCACGCTGGAGCCGGATCGAGCACGTGGCCGCGCTGGTGGAATTTGCCGTGCTGGCCCGTCCCGGTTACGACCTGACGCCCCCTGCCATTCCCGGCCTGCGCCACCATCGCATCGAGCAGGCACACCCGATCGGTGTGTCTTCCACCGAAATCCGCGAACGGGCGGCCGCCGGTAAATCCATTGACTTCATGCTCCCCCCTGGCGTAGGACTCTACCTGCGAGAACACGCCCTATACGTAGATATTGATCGACATGACCGAACCTAA
- the infA gene encoding translation initiation factor IF-1, translating into MTDPNVVEVEGRVVAVLPGTMFRVELSNGHQVLANISGKLRKHFIKITVGDTVKMEMTPQDIDKARIVYRLRNASRPRSNPQRSFGPKRR; encoded by the coding sequence ATGACCGATCCTAATGTCGTCGAAGTCGAAGGCCGCGTAGTGGCCGTCCTGCCGGGAACCATGTTCCGGGTTGAATTGTCGAATGGCCACCAAGTGCTGGCCAACATCTCCGGAAAATTACGCAAGCACTTCATCAAGATCACCGTAGGTGATACGGTGAAGATGGAAATGACCCCTCAGGACATCGACAAGGCGCGCATCGTTTACCGCCTGCGTAACGCGAGCCGCCCGCGCAGCAACCCGCAGCGCTCCTTCGGGCCCAAGCGCCGCTAG
- a CDS encoding LLM class flavin-dependent oxidoreductase, with protein MPKLSILDLVRVTQSTDARGAIDNARDLAHHAEAWGYERIWVAEHHNFPGIASAATSIVLSHIAAGTETIRVGAGGIMLPNHAPLIIAEQFGTLAQLYPGRVDLGLGRAPGTDQLTLRALRRSQGSVDSFPQDIAELQGYFMRGAAHQRVQAVPAAGTEVPIWILGSSTYGAALAAEMGLPYAFASHFAPQQLLPALEIYRSTFKPSRQLRQPYAMVGVNIVAAETDAEARRLATTQQMSFVNLIRGAHGLSQPPIDDIERYWSPLEKAHAQQMLARSIIGSTETVQAGLDALVAETQADELIVVSDIYDHAQRLESFERIASLARAEA; from the coding sequence ATGCCCAAACTTTCCATCCTCGATCTGGTCCGCGTAACGCAATCCACCGACGCGCGCGGCGCCATCGACAACGCTCGCGACCTGGCCCACCACGCCGAAGCCTGGGGCTACGAACGCATCTGGGTCGCCGAGCACCACAACTTCCCCGGCATCGCCAGTGCCGCCACCTCCATTGTGCTCTCGCACATCGCAGCAGGCACCGAGACTATCCGGGTCGGCGCCGGAGGTATCATGCTGCCCAACCACGCCCCGCTGATCATCGCCGAACAGTTCGGCACCCTTGCGCAACTCTACCCCGGTCGGGTCGATCTCGGGCTGGGCCGCGCTCCGGGCACCGATCAATTGACGCTCCGAGCCCTGCGCCGCTCCCAAGGCTCGGTCGACAGCTTCCCGCAAGACATTGCCGAGCTCCAAGGCTACTTCATGCGCGGCGCCGCCCACCAGCGTGTGCAGGCGGTGCCTGCCGCCGGGACGGAGGTGCCGATCTGGATCCTCGGCTCCAGCACCTACGGCGCCGCGCTCGCGGCCGAGATGGGCTTGCCCTACGCCTTCGCATCACATTTCGCGCCCCAACAGCTGCTGCCCGCGCTCGAGATCTACCGCTCCACCTTCAAGCCCTCGCGCCAGTTGCGGCAGCCGTATGCGATGGTCGGGGTCAACATCGTCGCGGCCGAGACCGATGCGGAGGCCCGCCGCCTCGCCACCACGCAACAAATGTCGTTCGTCAACCTCATCCGTGGGGCGCACGGGCTCAGCCAACCGCCCATCGACGACATCGAGCGCTATTGGTCGCCCCTGGAAAAGGCGCACGCCCAGCAAATGCTCGCCCGCTCGATCATCGGCTCGACCGAGACGGTCCAGGCCGGGCTCGACGCGCTCGTGGCCGAGACGCAGGCCGACGAGCTGATCGTCGTCTCCGACATCTACGACCACGCGCAGCGCCTCGAATCGTTCGAGCGCATCGCGTCGCTGGCGCGGGCCGAGGCGTAA
- the bla gene encoding class A beta-lactamase, whose amino-acid sequence MSPLTTFRRSLHPLFLVGAIALAMAPRLFAAEPPPAAIERLQVIERSVEGRLGVAVLDTGTGEAWGYRADERFPLCSTFKTLACAAVLQKVDAGKEKLDRRIRFEPSELVSWSPVTEKRAGGNGMRLLKLCEATMTQSDNTAANLILKTLDGPEGLTAFVRTLGDEQTRLDRWETDLGECKPGDPRDTTTPTAVVADVQKLALGDVLSEKSRAQLVEWLLANQTGNDTIRAGVPTGWKVGDKTGAGGFGTRNDVGIIWPPKGAPIVLAVYLTETEVPFAERNAVIADVTRVIVQALGR is encoded by the coding sequence ATGTCCCCTCTCACCACGTTTCGTCGTTCTCTCCATCCACTTTTCCTGGTCGGCGCGATCGCGCTGGCCATGGCTCCACGCCTGTTTGCGGCCGAGCCTCCACCAGCTGCCATCGAACGCCTGCAGGTGATCGAGCGCAGCGTCGAGGGTCGCCTCGGCGTTGCGGTGCTCGACACCGGCACAGGCGAGGCCTGGGGCTACCGGGCCGATGAGCGTTTCCCGCTCTGCAGCACCTTCAAGACGCTGGCCTGTGCGGCGGTGCTGCAAAAAGTGGATGCCGGGAAGGAAAAGCTGGACCGCCGGATCCGCTTCGAGCCCAGCGAACTCGTCTCGTGGTCTCCCGTCACGGAAAAGCGGGCGGGTGGCAACGGCATGCGGCTGCTGAAGCTCTGCGAAGCTACCATGACGCAAAGCGACAACACGGCAGCCAACCTGATCCTCAAGACCCTGGACGGGCCGGAGGGATTGACGGCGTTCGTGCGGACCCTGGGCGACGAACAGACCCGCCTCGACCGCTGGGAAACGGATCTCGGGGAATGTAAACCCGGCGACCCTCGCGACACGACCACCCCGACCGCCGTGGTGGCCGATGTGCAAAAGCTGGCCTTGGGCGACGTGCTTTCGGAAAAGTCGCGCGCGCAACTGGTCGAGTGGCTGCTCGCCAACCAGACGGGCAACGACACCATCCGCGCCGGCGTGCCGACCGGCTGGAAGGTGGGCGACAAGACAGGCGCAGGCGGTTTCGGCACCCGCAACGACGTGGGCATCATCTGGCCGCCGAAGGGCGCGCCCATCGTGCTGGCCGTCTACCTGACGGAGACCGAAGTGCCCTTTGCCGAGCGCAATGCCGTGATCGCCGACGTGACCCGCGTCATCGTCCAGGCGCTGGGCCGATAG
- a CDS encoding nucleoside deaminase: MGRLLRMAELPCPFEKKFPSELLRDDRYFMTLAYNECIKAWRADEVPVGAVIEYGGEVIARAHNRVDGLKDPTAHAEILAITQAANMIGDWRLNDCTLYVTKEPCPMCSGATLMSRLGRVVYAIRDPKMGCLGGATNLNEIGSLNHHFELTAGVMEPECLELFQAYFKLKRMKQMAAGEEPEQPEDLAR, translated from the coding sequence ATGGGCAGGCTGCTGCGGATGGCCGAGTTGCCCTGCCCTTTCGAAAAGAAGTTCCCCAGCGAGCTGCTGCGCGACGACCGCTACTTCATGACGCTCGCCTACAACGAGTGCATCAAGGCGTGGCGGGCCGACGAGGTGCCGGTGGGCGCGGTGATCGAATACGGCGGCGAGGTGATCGCGCGGGCGCACAATCGCGTCGACGGGCTCAAAGACCCGACCGCCCACGCCGAGATCCTCGCCATCACCCAGGCCGCCAACATGATCGGCGACTGGCGGCTCAACGATTGCACGCTCTATGTGACAAAGGAGCCCTGCCCCATGTGCAGCGGCGCGACGCTGATGAGCCGGCTGGGGCGCGTCGTCTATGCCATCCGCGACCCCAAGATGGGTTGCCTGGGCGGCGCAACCAATCTGAACGAGATCGGCTCGCTGAACCACCACTTCGAGCTGACCGCCGGCGTGATGGAGCCCGAATGCCTGGAGCTGTTTCAGGCCTACTTCAAGCTGAAGCGCATGAAGCAGATGGCAGCGGGCGAGGAGCCGGAGCAGCCGGAAGACCTGGCGCGTTGA
- a CDS encoding low molecular weight phosphatase family protein has product MQTLLFLCTGNYYRSRLAEELFNHYAVEKNLDWRADSAGLSHDFEGLKAVNLHKMSTRTVAYLQERGLPIQGRERLPREITPQDLEKAARIIALDDDEHPPLVALRPWLEETEIEYWDVRDLDRETAEVATAAIDQKVQALVEELGAAKS; this is encoded by the coding sequence ATGCAAACGCTGCTCTTTCTTTGCACCGGCAATTACTACCGCAGCCGCCTGGCGGAGGAACTTTTCAACCACTATGCGGTGGAGAAGAACCTCGATTGGCGGGCCGACAGCGCGGGCCTCAGCCATGACTTCGAGGGCCTGAAGGCCGTCAACCTGCACAAGATGTCGACCCGCACGGTCGCCTACCTGCAAGAGCGCGGCCTGCCAATCCAGGGCCGCGAGCGCCTGCCGCGCGAGATCACGCCGCAAGACCTCGAAAAGGCCGCCCGCATCATCGCGCTGGACGACGACGAGCACCCGCCGCTGGTGGCCTTGCGCCCCTGGCTGGAGGAGACCGAAATCGAGTATTGGGATGTGCGCGACCTTGACCGCGAGACCGCCGAGGTGGCCACCGCCGCCATCGACCAGAAGGTGCAGGCGCTGGTGGAAGAACTGGGCGCCGCCAAGAGCTGA
- a CDS encoding superoxide dismutase, which translates to MAYTLPKLDYAYDALEPHIDARTMEIHHTKHHNTYVTKLNGALEGANVSADKSIEELIKGIKSLPDSIQTAVRNNGGGHANHSLFWKVIGPKAGGAPKGEVAKKIDAAFGSFDAFKEKFAAAGANRFGSGWAWLVVKPDGSVAVCDTANQDNPLMGEALVGCSGTPILGLDVWEHAYYLNYQNKRPDYIAAFWNVVNWDEVEKRYQAAK; encoded by the coding sequence ATGGCATATACACTTCCGAAGCTCGACTACGCATACGACGCCCTGGAGCCGCATATCGATGCGCGCACCATGGAGATCCACCACACCAAGCACCACAATACTTACGTGACCAAGCTCAATGGCGCGCTCGAAGGTGCCAACGTGTCGGCCGACAAGTCGATCGAGGAGCTGATCAAAGGTATCAAGAGCCTGCCGGACAGCATCCAGACGGCGGTCCGCAACAACGGTGGCGGCCACGCCAACCATAGCCTCTTCTGGAAGGTGATCGGCCCGAAGGCCGGTGGCGCTCCCAAGGGTGAAGTCGCCAAGAAGATCGACGCCGCTTTCGGCAGCTTCGACGCCTTCAAGGAAAAGTTCGCCGCCGCTGGCGCCAACCGCTTCGGCTCCGGCTGGGCTTGGCTCGTGGTGAAGCCCGACGGCAGCGTCGCCGTGTGCGATACCGCCAATCAGGACAACCCGCTGATGGGCGAAGCCCTCGTCGGCTGCTCCGGTACCCCGATCCTCGGCCTCGACGTGTGGGAACACGCCTACTACCTCAACTACCAGAACAAGCGCCCCGACTACATCGCCGCGTTCTGGAATGTGGTGAACTGGGACGAAGTCGAAAAGCGCTACCAAGCCGCCAAGTAG